AGCGCGAGCAGGCACACACCCTCCTGATCGCCATCGACGCGTTCACCATGGGCTTCGGCGGCCTCGAACTGGCCGGCCACTCCATGCGGCAACGCGACGGCCTCTCCGAGTCCGAGTGGGCCGACTCGACCGGCGCGTACCTGAACGGCCTGTCCCGGGCCGGCCGCGCGCCATACCTGGCGCAGCTCGCCGAGCGGCCCGCCGACGACGCCTTCACCGCCAGCCTGAACTGGTTGCTGTCCGGGTTCGCCGCCAGCCTCGGCGCGACGGCCGGCGAGGCACACCCCCTAGGTTCGACGCCCACGAACCCCTGACTTTTCTTAGGGGGCGCAACCGACATTCCGGGCTGGTTCCGGCGCGAGGAGGCACGGTTGAATGGCTCCGTGATCGAAGTGCTGCACCTGACGAAGCGCTACCGGCGCACCACCGCGATCTCGGATCTCACCTTCCGCGTCGGTCCCGGCCTGGTCACCGGTTTCCTCGGCCCCAACGGCGCCGGCAAGACCACCACCATGCGGCTGATCCTCGGGCTGGGTCGGCCCACCGCCGGCACCGCGACCGTCGACGGTCGCGCCTACGCCGAACTGCCGCGCCCACTGACCACGCTCGGCACCCTGCTGGACGCGCAGGCGGTCAACCCGCGTCGGGACGGCTTCCACCACCTGCTCGCGCTGGCCCAGAGCAACGGGATCGGCGCACGCCGGGTCCGCGAGACGCTCGACCTGGTCGGCCTGGCCGAGGTGGCCCACCGACCGACAGGCGGCTGGTCGCTCGGCATGAAACAGCGTCTCGGCATCGCCGCCGCCCTGCTCGGTGACCCGGCCGGAGTGATGCTCGACGAACCGCTCAACGGGCTCGACCCGGAGGGCATCGTCTGGCTTCGTGGGCTGCTGCGCCGGCTGGCCGACGAAGGCCGGGTGGTGCTGCTCTCCAGCCATCTCATGAGCGAGATGGCGCTGATCGCCGACCACCTCGTGGTGATCGGCAGGGGACGGCTGATCGCCGACTCCCCGACCACCACCCTCCTGCGCGACCGCGTACCCGCTTCGATGCTCGTGCGGGCCGAGGGCGCGGACGCCTTCGCCGAGCTGTTGCGCGGCGCGGGCGCCTCGGTCGACGTCGAGCCGGACGGCGCGCTCCGGGTCCACGGTCTGGACGGCACGGGGGTCGGCCGCCTGGCCGCCCGGCACCGGGTGGTGGTCACCGAGCTGACCCCGGTCCAGCCCTCGCTGGAGAACGCCTTCATCGACCTCACCCGGGACAGCGTGGAGTACGCCGCCCCGCCATCCGCCATGATCGAGGACGGAGCCCGATGAGCCTGACCGGAGTCCTCGCCGGAGAGTGGACCAAGGTGCGCAGCCTGCGCTCGATGGCCTACGGCGCGCTGCTGGCGCTGGCCATGGGCGCCGGTTTCGGGATGCTCACCAGCTACGCGGCCGGCCGCGACTACGCCCGCTCCTCGGCACCGGCCCGGGCGTCCTTCGACCCGGCCGCGTCCAGCCTGCGCGTCTACCTGTCGATCCAGTTGGTCCTCGGCATCCTGGGCGTGCTGACCATCACCAGTGAGTACGCGAGCGGCACGATCCGGGCCAGCCTCGGCGCCGTTCCGCGCCGGAGCCGCCTGCTCGCCGCGAAGGTGGCCGTCTTCACCGCCGGCGCGCTTGTCCTGGGCCAGCTCGTCGCGCTCCTGGCGTTCCTGGTGGGGCAACCGGTGATGGCCGCGCAGGGCGCTCCGTCGACGACGCTCGGCGCGCCCGGGGTGTTGCTCGCGGTGGTCGGGGCGGGGCTGGTGATGACCGCGGTCGGGGTGCTCGGCGTCGCGCTCGGCGTGCTGACCCGCAGCACCGCGGCCGGGCTGATCACGGTCGCGGTGCTGACGGTGCTGGTGCCGTCGTTCATCCCGGCGCTGCCCGAGCCGCTGTCGTCAGTGCTCGGTCGCTACTGGCCGACCACGGCGGCGGCCCAGTTGACCAAGGTGGTGCCGGACGCCGGCGCGCTCGACGGCTGGGCCGGTCTCGGTCTGCTGGCAGCGCTGGTGTCCGCCGCGCTGGCCGCCGCCTTCGTCGTCTTCGGGCGGCGCGACGTCTGACGCGCCGCCCACCCGCGTGGCAGGCGGCGCGTCAGGTGTCAGGCCCGCTTGCCCTCAAGGTTGAACCCGCCGATGAGGCCGGCGGTGACCTTCCCGGTCATGGTGTCGCCGTCCACCGTCACGTTGAACGTCAGCGTGACCTTGACCAGGGCCATCTCCATCTTCCAGGTGGCCGTGTCGCCGTCGGCGTGGCCGTCGAAGATCTCGGACTGCTGGTTCATCGTCTTGTTGGTCAGGGTGCCGGTGACGTCATCGCCGTCGACGTGCAGGACGACCTCGCCCTCCTGCTTGCCCATCGGGCTGTCGATGATCAGCTGCCAGGTTCCCGCGACGCTCATCAGACCTCCATCATTCGGGTAAGGACACGCTCACCGTAGGGACGCCCCTCGCCGGCCAGCACCCCTAGCCCGCCCCTAAGTCGTCCGTCCCCTATGCCACGTCGGCGCTCCGGCGTCCGGACCCGGCCGGGTTAGCGGCGCTTAAGCGCCGCCACACACGATCGGCATCGGTACGGCGGGTGCCGTACCGCCTCCGAGCCGGCTCCGTCTCACGCAGGGCCGGCCAACCCTGCTAAGGAGACTGACGCTCATGCGCAAGCCACGGCCGAAGCGGCTCACCGCCCTGCTGTCCGCGATCGTTCTCGGCGGCGCCACCACCGTCGTCCTGGGCGGCTCCGTGGCGTCCGCGGTCCCGGCCCGGCACGGCAAGAAGCGATGCTCGGTGACCTCCGGCCTCACCGACCGTTCCCAGTTGACCAAGCACGACGGCCGCGCCCCGGGCACCACCGACGGCGACAGCGTCGTCTACCACGACGACGTCTACAACAAGGCCGGTGACGTCGTCTTCACCGGCGAGGGCACCGTGCTGGTCTACACCAACCCCAGGAGCGGCGCGCTCTGGGAGTTTCTCGCCATCACCATCCAGATGCCCAGCGGCGGCACGTACTTCGGCACCACGACGTTCGCGATCGAGGACGCGGTCGCCGGTAATCCGCAGACCATCCCGGTGGTCGGCACGGCCGGCGACACGGTCGGCAAGGTCGGCGCGGTGAAGTGGAGCCTGGTCGGCTACGAGGGCCCGAACCTGTCCATCTTCGACGTGACGGCGACCTTCTGCGGCTGACCGCCACGGCGGCGGCACGGGCACGTCCTCCCTGGCGGGGCACCTTGAGGTGCCCCGCCAGGCGCGTGCGGGGCTCCGCCCGTCGCGCGGCCGGGCCGCCTTGGGCGCGCTTTAGGCGGCTGCAAGGCCGGGGCAAGCGTCGTCACCGAGGCTGGCCGCACCGGTGGGCAGATGCCCGGGAGGCCGGCCACCATGCGAAGGAGACTGACGCTCATGCGCAAGCCAAGGCCGAAGCGGCTCACCGCCCTGCTGTCCGCGATCGTTCTCGGCGGCGCCACCACCGCCGTCCTGGGCGGCTCCGTGGCGTCCGCGGTCCCGGCCGCACACCTCCGCCCGTGCGCGGTGACCGCCGACCTCACCGACCAGTCCCACCTGACCAAGCACGACGGCCGCGCGCCGGGCACCACCGACGGCGACACCGTCGTCTACCACGACGACGTCTACAACGCGGCGGGCGAGCTGGTCGTCACCGGCGAGGGCACCGCGCTGGTCTACACCAACCCCGTCGACGGCACGCTCTGGGAGTGGCTCGCGGTGACCGTGCAGATGCCCAGCGGCGGCACGCTCTTCGGCACCGTGCCGATCTCGATCGCGGACGCGGTCGCCGGGAAGCCGCAGACCATTCCGCTGATCGGCACCGCCGGCGACATGCTCGGCAAGACCGGTTCCTGGAAGTTCAGCCTGCGCGGCTACACCAACGTGAACCTCTCCATCTTCGACGTGACGCTGACCATCTGCGGGTGACCCGCGCACGCACCGCACCGCCTCCACCCACCGCCCTCCGTGGATACCTGGTGCCCACACCGATCGGGCGACGCTGACGACAAGAACAGGGAAGGTACCCATGGACCGAACCGCCGCCGAGTCGGCCTGCCCGAACTACGTGATGCGGATCCTCGACTCGCTGGCCAGCCGCCCGGACGAGGTCGTCGTGAAGTGGCGGGACCAGAGCATCACCGCCGGCGAGTTCGTGCGCTCGACGGTGGCCGCGACCCGCCGGATGCAGGAGTTGGGCATCGACCGCACCCACACGGTCGCCGCCCTGTCGGCATCGAACAGCCCGACCATCATCTACACCCGCTACGCGGCCCACCTCCTCGGTGCGCGCCTGGTGCACATCCTCTCGGTGAACGCGAACTCGGCGGCCGAGTCGCTGGCCGAGAGCCAGCAGGTCGACATCCTGAACGAGGTGAGCGCGACGCTGCTCGCCGTGGACGTCGAGAGTCTCGATGTCGCCCGCCGGCTGCGGGACGCCGTCAAGGGTCCACTCAAGCTCGCCACCTACGGCTCCGACGGCGCGCCGGTCGACGCCGACCTGTCCGCCGGCGACACGAACGACGACGGCCTGCCGGAGCCCCGGCCGATCGTCGAGGGCGACACCGCCACCATCATCTACACCAGTGGCACCACCGGAAAGCCGAAGGGCATCTGCCGCAGCTACGGCTCGTGGCACCGGGAGACCGTCGGCGCGATGAACCAGGTGAAGAGCATGAACCTGGGGCCGTCGGGCTACCTCGTCACGATCCCGCTCAGCAACGCCGGCATCTCGGTGGACTCGGTGCTGGCGCACGAAGGGGTCGTGCTCCTGCACGAGCAGTTCGACGCCGGCCGGGTGCTCGAGACCATCGAGCGCGAGCGCGTGGGCGGCACGTTCTGGGCCACCCAGCACCTGTACCAGATCCTCGACCACCCGCGCCTGAACGACGTCGACACGTCGAGCCTGCGCCTCGTCATGTACGGCGGCACCCCGATCTCGCCGGCCCGCATCGAGCGGGCCGTCGAGAGGTTCGGTCTCATCTTCGTCCAGTACTACGGCACGACGGAGAGCCGCCGGATCTCCGCGCTGACCCCCGCCGACCACCGGGACAAGAACCTCCTCGCCAGCGCCGGACGCCCGATCCCCACCGTCCAGCTGGTCATCCGCGATCCGGAGACGGGCGCCGACCTGGACGCGAACGTCCCCGGCGAGGTGTGCGTGCGTACCCCCGGGATGATGACGGAGTACTTCCTCGACCCGGTGCGGACGGAGAAGGCGCTGCGCGACGGCTGGTTCCACACCGGCGACATCGGATACTTCGACGACGCCGGCTACCTGTACCTCGTCGACCGCCTGTACCACGTCGTCAAGACCGACGGCATCAAGATCTACCCGGCGGAGATCGAGCGCGTGCTGTTGCTGCACCCCGCCGTCACCCGGGCGAGCGTCATCAAGGTCCGCGACGCCGACCTGCGTGACTCCATCTGCGCGTACGTGCAGCCACGCGCCGCACACGGCGACCTCACGTCCGAGGAGCTGGCCGAGTTCGTGGCCGAGAAGATGTCTCCCCTGCACGTTCCGGCGGTCATCGAACTGGTGTCGGATCTCGCGACGACGCAGTTCGGCAAGGCGGATGCGCAAGCCCTGCGCCAGATGCGCGGCGCGTGATCATCCGGCACAGCGGCTGTCGTCGCCACCTGGTCATACCTACCCACCGAGGCCGAGTAAGGGAGCCCGATACCCATGACACATCTCCTTGAGCTCATCTCCACCGAGATGGACGCGCTGTCGCACGGCCGTCGCGAATTCCTCGAGATATCGAGGATCGCGGGCAGGTTCCCCCGGGCCAACGCGCCCATGCTGCCCGCCGACAGCGCCGAGGTGAGCGTCTGGTGCAGCAACGACTACCTGGGCATGGGTCAGGCGCCGATCGTGCTCGACGCGGTGAAGAGCGCCGTGGACGAGAACGGGGCGGGCTCCGGGGGTTCGCGCAACATCAGCGGCACGAACGGATACCACATCCAGTTGGAGGCCGAACTCGCCGCGCTGCACCGCAAGGACGGGGCCCTGCTGTTCAGCACCGGCTACACGGCCAACACCGGGGCCCTGGCGATCCTGGCCGGCCGCGTTCCCGGCACCGTCGTCTTCTCGGACGAGAAGAACCACGCGTCGATCATCGACGGCATCCGGCAGAGCCGCGCCGAGAAGCGGATCTTCCGACACAACGACGTCGACCACCTGGCCGAACTCCTCGCCTCGGTGGATCCGGACCGGCCGAAGATGATCGTCATGGAGTCGATCTACTCGATGGACGGTGACGTCGCGCCACTCGCCGACATCGCCGACCTCGCCCGTCGGCACCACGCCCTGACCTACCTCGACGAGGTCCACGCGGTCGGCATGTACGGCCCGCGCGGCGCCGGGATCGCCGCGCAGGAGGGCATCCAGGACCAGTTCGACGTCATCATGGGCACGCTCGCCAAGGGATTCGGCACGGTCGGCGGCTACGTCGCCGGACCGGAACCGTTGATCGAGGCGGTGCGCATGTTCTCGCCGTACTTCATCTTCACCACGTCGCTGCCGCCGGCCATGGCGGCCGGCGCCCTGGCGGCGGTGCGTCACCTGACCACGTCGGAGACGGAGCGGGAGATCCTGCACCACAACGCCGCGGTCACGCACCGGCTTTTGGACGAGCGCCGCATCCCCTACGTGTCGGCCATGTCGCACATCGTCTCGGTGTTCGTCGGTGACGAGGCCAACTGCCGGACGGCCTCCAGCATCCTGCTGCACCGCCACGGCATCTACGTGCAGCCGATCGACGCGCCGAGTGTCCGGCCGGGTCAGGCCGTGTTGCGGGCCACGCCGTCGGCGACGCACCACGAGGCGGAGATCCTCCGCTTCGCCGACGCCCTGGACGACATCTGGAACGAGCTGGGGCTGCCCCGCGCCAACGCGGGACATCTGGTGGCGGAGGCGACGGAGTGACGACGGACGAGGGTTCCGCCGCCCGGGTCGTGCGGGGCCACCGGCCGTGCTGACGATGTCGGTGGCCGCGATCCTCGCCGAGTCCGCCGCCCGCGGCCCCCGGCGCACCGCGCTCGTGACCGAGGACGAGGAGGTCTCCTACGGCGACCTCTGGCAGCGGGCGCTCCGGGCCGCCGGGACGCTGAAAGCGCGGGGGGTCCGCCCGGGCGACGCGGTCACGGTGATGCTGGAGAACACCCCGGACCTGCCGGTGGCGTGCTTCGCGATCTGGGCCGCCGGAGCGACTGTGGTGCCCGTCGCCACGTCGGCCCGGCCGGCGGAGGTCGAGTACACGTTGACCGACTCCGGCTCGGTGCTGCTGATCTGCGCGGAGGCGTTGATCGCCGAGGCGGGGCAGGCGGCACGTGCGGCGCGGGTTCCGGCGCTCACCGAGGTGGAGCTGGTCGGCACGGCGCCGCCGCTGAACACGTACGAGCCGCGCCGGCCGGACGACATCGCCATCATCCTCTACACGTCGGGGACCACCGGGCGGCCCAAGGGCGCGATGCTCACCCACCTCAACGTGACGATGAACATCATGGTCACCCGGGTGTCCCCGTTCGACGTGACGGCGGACGACGTCCTGCTCGGGGCCCTGCCGCTCTACCACTCGTTCGGCCTCATCTGCGGTCTGGGCACCTGCCTGCTGGCCGGCGCGTCGGTCGTGCTGATGCGACGGTTCGACGCGGCGCGGGCGCTGGACCTGATCGAGAAGCACGGGTGCACGCTGTTCA
The genomic region above belongs to Micromonospora sp. WMMD1128 and contains:
- a CDS encoding ATP-binding cassette domain-containing protein; the protein is MIEVLHLTKRYRRTTAISDLTFRVGPGLVTGFLGPNGAGKTTTMRLILGLGRPTAGTATVDGRAYAELPRPLTTLGTLLDAQAVNPRRDGFHHLLALAQSNGIGARRVRETLDLVGLAEVAHRPTGGWSLGMKQRLGIAAALLGDPAGVMLDEPLNGLDPEGIVWLRGLLRRLADEGRVVLLSSHLMSEMALIADHLVVIGRGRLIADSPTTTLLRDRVPASMLVRAEGADAFAELLRGAGASVDVEPDGALRVHGLDGTGVGRLAARHRVVVTELTPVQPSLENAFIDLTRDSVEYAAPPSAMIEDGAR
- a CDS encoding ABC transporter permease subunit codes for the protein MSLTGVLAGEWTKVRSLRSMAYGALLALAMGAGFGMLTSYAAGRDYARSSAPARASFDPAASSLRVYLSIQLVLGILGVLTITSEYASGTIRASLGAVPRRSRLLAAKVAVFTAGALVLGQLVALLAFLVGQPVMAAQGAPSTTLGAPGVLLAVVGAGLVMTAVGVLGVALGVLTRSTAAGLITVAVLTVLVPSFIPALPEPLSSVLGRYWPTTAAAQLTKVVPDAGALDGWAGLGLLAALVSAALAAAFVVFGRRDV
- a CDS encoding AMP-binding protein, with product MDRTAAESACPNYVMRILDSLASRPDEVVVKWRDQSITAGEFVRSTVAATRRMQELGIDRTHTVAALSASNSPTIIYTRYAAHLLGARLVHILSVNANSAAESLAESQQVDILNEVSATLLAVDVESLDVARRLRDAVKGPLKLATYGSDGAPVDADLSAGDTNDDGLPEPRPIVEGDTATIIYTSGTTGKPKGICRSYGSWHRETVGAMNQVKSMNLGPSGYLVTIPLSNAGISVDSVLAHEGVVLLHEQFDAGRVLETIERERVGGTFWATQHLYQILDHPRLNDVDTSSLRLVMYGGTPISPARIERAVERFGLIFVQYYGTTESRRISALTPADHRDKNLLASAGRPIPTVQLVIRDPETGADLDANVPGEVCVRTPGMMTEYFLDPVRTEKALRDGWFHTGDIGYFDDAGYLYLVDRLYHVVKTDGIKIYPAEIERVLLLHPAVTRASVIKVRDADLRDSICAYVQPRAAHGDLTSEELAEFVAEKMSPLHVPAVIELVSDLATTQFGKADAQALRQMRGA
- the hemA gene encoding 5-aminolevulinate synthase; translated protein: MTHLLELISTEMDALSHGRREFLEISRIAGRFPRANAPMLPADSAEVSVWCSNDYLGMGQAPIVLDAVKSAVDENGAGSGGSRNISGTNGYHIQLEAELAALHRKDGALLFSTGYTANTGALAILAGRVPGTVVFSDEKNHASIIDGIRQSRAEKRIFRHNDVDHLAELLASVDPDRPKMIVMESIYSMDGDVAPLADIADLARRHHALTYLDEVHAVGMYGPRGAGIAAQEGIQDQFDVIMGTLAKGFGTVGGYVAGPEPLIEAVRMFSPYFIFTTSLPPAMAAGALAAVRHLTTSETEREILHHNAAVTHRLLDERRIPYVSAMSHIVSVFVGDEANCRTASSILLHRHGIYVQPIDAPSVRPGQAVLRATPSATHHEAEILRFADALDDIWNELGLPRANAGHLVAEATE